The DNA region AAGCCTTTCACACCCTTGATGTTCGCAGGGTGGTTCTCTACTACCTACAACAAACAAAGGGCTGGAGGATTGACCAAAACTTATTCATTCAGACCTCAGGACGAAATAAGGACAAGAAGTTGGCTAAGAATACGATCGCCAATTGGATCAAACAAGCTATCTGCCTGGCATACTCATCAGAGAGTCTATCTCCTGCATCACTGAAGGCTCATTCTACACATTCAGTATCAGCattgtgggcagagagaggggacgCATCtactgagcagatatgcagagccgccacctggtcttcTGTCCATACGTTTACCAGACACTACAGACTAAGTTTTAATAGGGATTTAACATTCGGCAAACGAGTTCTGCAGTCTGTAGTCCCCCCAAACCCCACCCCCCCCTTAAGAAATTAGTTGTCTGTATTACTCCGATtctgtgctgtcgtggaaggtgactagagaaaatagaattagtcttaccggtaatttggtttctaggaaccttccacgaaagcactaatttccctccctatctgattttcttattggatgattcctgcactttggtGGTAACTACTCATGCTAGTGTGTCCAGAAAAAAACACTGCTGGTTGCAgggaggggaggggtatttaacctctttgtgtttcctgtcccccattatggCGGGGATACAacttgctgtcgtggaaggttcctagaaaccgaattaccggtaagactaattctatttgttcttatctttcaggttacatcgggggcttatcaacagcattacagaatgctgtagataagcccctgatgccggtgggcttagcttataggcgaattttggggtaacagattccctttaaattgtaaGTTAAAGTAACTCCAATGGTGAATATCACCAAACAAATCATGATTTAAAGGCCGGAGGAGTAACTAAAGGGTTAGTAAAACATAATTACCTCAGACCTGCAGTGCCACAACCCCTATGCGCGTTTCGGCttgtgtgccttcttccgggggagttttttttaaataattttttctttatatGGGTTATTGATATTTTTGCACTGGATTTCCCAGAATTAATTCCCTGAATGGGCACAGGTGTTTTATTTGGTTAACACTGTGCTTTGTTATCTAAATCTGTTTTTTCAATTTGTAAATTAATCAGAACAGGTACTCATTCTCTCTGATTCCCGGGCTGGTTCCACACTGCTGCTTGGCTCTTGGTGGTTTGGCTGCAGTAATGGCGTCACCTCCTCTGTAGCCACCTCCTCTGTAGCCAATCTGTGAGCTCAGCAGCTTGTTCCCACTACATTAGCACAGTGGCTGAGCTCAGTCATTGGCTACATCGTTAATGCACTCATATCAACGTGACGGCCCAAGACCTTGGGAGGGTCATTAGGAAAAGTCATTAATGTCTGATCGGTTGGATTGACACCCGGCGTTCCCGTAGGTTAGCTGTTGGCGGCAGCTGCCAGCTGGAAGTACTTGCTTGCGGAGCAGGCCATCTGCTTGTAGTGGCTgccgcagggtactgcacatccaccttctATTGATTTCAATACAAGGCGGATGTACAGTACCAAGccccggccactacaagtagatgggCAGCTCCGCAAGTAAGAACTAGCGGCCGGTGACtccaataacagctgatcggcgggggtgacggatgtcctaaggataggtcatcaatgtaaaaatagtggacaacttctttaaccctgCCAACTTTCATCTTTCAGTCACTGATAGAAGTTTTCACCCTTTGGGTATTCATAGAGAGAACATTGTTACACTGTGGGGCACTAAACTCATGATCATGGAGACTCCTTGCTCATGCAGTGCTCGGCAATATGTGTATAGTTTATTCTCTGGTGGCACAATATGGTCTGTGCTCTGACAAACTGCAATAACCCAACCCCCATGCCATATAATATTTGGAGTAGTGAAAGgggaagtgcttcacaggaatgcccACTAAGCTCTGAACTTGCATAGCCACAAACATGTGAGAGAAAACAAGGCTCTAAAATGAAAGAGGCAATGAAAAAATAGGCCATCACCCTCCAGGTCTGATCCATGTCTGATAATACTTCGCTTCACAGGAATGCCCACTAAGCTCTGAACTTGCATAGCCACAAACATGTGAGAGAAAACAAGGCTCTAAAATGAAAGAGGCAATGAAAAAATAGGCCATCACCCTCCAGGTCTGATCCATGTCTGATAATACTTCGCTTCTACAACAGTCTTGCACAATCTTCTGCTTTACTCAACACTAATTTGAGTATATGAGATTTACATTTGCCtgaatttatatttatttatttttatacataCAGGATTGTTGCTATGATGAGCCCTGATGATAGCTGGGTATCAAAGTGGCAGAGAATAAGTGAGTACTGTAATACATTTGCTAGAAGCTTGGGAAGAACTGTGTATTAGTATTTCTCCTCTATAGAAGTGCCGAAGTCTTGCGAGACATCGGCACTATCTTGAATGGAGCACGGTGAccccgctccactgcgcaggtgcCCGATTCCtatccccgcagtgtgaatacatcttaacacactgcggggcgggatctggggcctccgctacacgcaggcacCTGATGTAAGTTCACGGGTAGCGTGCACGGCGCATGGCCGAGAATTGATTACAGAGCGCAGGCACCGGTGAAGTCACAAGAAAGAGAAGAGGCGGCGCACGGAGGAcagagggggatgatggacggctgcgaggcggttgagtcagcgggagaaaacatacctccctgactcaatagagatttggcgggaaatttataaaagtgattatttcagcgttcctagggataataaacataagagccaccttcacagaatgcagccttagtgctgctgaaggtggctcttttactggggtgacaggttccctttaagtgcatttTCCCACCTATTTATTTTCACTCCATCTCCTCCCCTCACTACCCTCTCCTCTGTTCTTTGACCGTTGTGGCTTCATCGAGCCTGTGACGGGTGGAGAtaaatggaaaacaagcaggtgggaaggggtATATAAATGGACTCtgccagcacagaatgactgttcaaaccacatACAGGCGCTTGGTGCTCCATGGCGGGGCCAGTAATttacatacaccttcccacctgcttgttttccctctatctctgCCCTTCTCTCGCGCTTTGAAGCCAGAGTTGTCAAACAAAAAAGAGGGGAGgaggagatagagggaaaacaagccaGTGAGAAGGtgattggccccgccatgaagcaccgagcacctgtacttggtttggaCAGTCCTTTTAAGAccatcttcccacctgcttgtcTTCCATCAACCGCACCCTCCTCTTCGCTTGAAAAGGACCTTGTGTGCACGTACCCAGTTCCTGAGTTTCATCCGCACATGCGGATCCCATATACTTACATCCTTTTGAGAGAAGGGGTGACACTGACTTTTGTCATGAACGTTAGATATGGTTGAGGCTTATTTGCTTTTACTTTCATCGCGGCTTTTTATCACATAGCTGTACATGGCTatttccagaaattcttgggcagtCTGAACTCCTGCTCCTCATCACTGTTCTGGCTGCTGCAGTGCTCTCATAACTTACTGGCACAGACATTGTGGCTGCTTTTTCACCTTATTAGTAAGTGCATTCTGGTATTATTTGTCACTGTGGGCTTTCTAAATAAatttagatatagatatatatatacatttaaaaaaaggaaaaacaagccGCATCCATTTCACTGTAGTATAGCTTGCCAAAGGCCCAGATGCCTATGAGCCGAAAAGTTGCCATTTTACACACGGGCAAGTAAATAATTTACTCTTTGAAGTGCTGCCTACATTTTTGCTTATGTTTTATATATACTTTTTGACCTATTACCCTAAATTTGTATATGTACTGGTAACTAATATGAATCTGTTAAGCTGTGattagatatatagatattagATTAGATATTGTTTAGATATTTTATTATagtagaaggttttttttttaattatattagagaaaacattttgacagtgagggtgatcaatgagtggaacaggctgccacgagaggtggggagttctccttcaatggaagtcttcaaacagaggctggacagttagtgaatcctgcattgagcagggggttggacactgaccctggaggtcccttccaaatctacCATTCATGTACGGGCAGTGGAGCAAAAATGCTACAATATTGTTTTCAAAATTGGAACAAGCCAGAAGGCAAATTTTGTTTTACTGCAAAAAGGGTTCACCTAAATATATTTATAGAAAACCTATTCCGCCGGCTGAGGTGAAACTGGCATGGCGTGACTGGCAGCAGTCGGCTCTCAGCAACTGTATAGCTGAGGAAATGTTTGACAATCCGTATCATACAACTTTGCGTGAAAGTTGCAGTGCTCCTCAGCGGTGGGTAAGGCATTAGATACTGTATTTTTGCCAGTTAACTAAACTTCGGGACAAAtcggcatcagcagggaaattgtgTATGGCAGTGTTCATTCTGAATCTGATATACTTAACATTTGCTTTCTCTCCCACTCAGCTAACTTCAAACCTGGAGTGTATGCAGTGTCTGTCACAGGACGACTTCCACAAGGTAAATGTTTCCCAACGTAATTCTTTGTAAGACATGATTCCTAAATAATACAGCTTAGAGGGGCTGCTTCACATACAGTAACTGCTGCGGGAGTTGAAATTTGGTTGCCCCTGCTCTTGCTCACTACAGACAACCGTAAAGTTATGATATCAGGCCATTGACTTAAACATTCGGCCAcaataggaaaacattttttttagaggGGGAGGATTATAAAGGAGGAGGATTATAAAGGAAGAGAGGGGTTAACAGGGAGAAGGGGTATGGAAAACAGGAGGAAGGGAAATGAGGCGACAATCTTGAGGTAAGCACACAGCTTGAAAATTCATGTAGGGGGGCTGTTTGCAGAGTAAGTACATTGGCATCATCAGGATTAAGGGATCCATTtagtaatgtatgcagtttgtattctgaaatctggtgacagatctgtaCTTATGTATTTTGGATCCTGTACCAGCCATTATGGGGACATGATATGATATGATATGGTTGGGTTTGTTTCCCTTTATAGGGGTGGATGGTGTCGCTTTACTTCCTGTTACAGGCAGAATCTATGCCTTCCACCTTCTCCCTGACAGTCTGACTTTCTTACAGGTATTGTACGTGAGCTGAAGAGCCGTGGTGTGGTTTACAAATCCAGAGACACTGCCATCAAGACGTGACTGCAAGAGAAGGGCTGGAGCAGAGATTGGGTTGATGTCTGTGTCTTCTCTTCCGTTGGTTTTATTTTCCTGTTGTGTTGCTGAAACTGTGGTTTCCCTGGGGGAGGGTTGTGCCGCTGAGTGCACCTCATATACTGGGACGTTATGTCTTTGCACCTACATCAAACAAATAGAAACCAGAAGAGAGCTATGGGGATGGGTTTACTGTTCGTGATTGATAAAATACCAATAAAGATGTTCTTTAAAAGTTTAcatttctaaactttttttttttatggtaaatTTCCTATTCAGATTGTTGTCATATTGTCAGTATAAACCTGCAGAGATCTGCACCGCTGCTTCTTTTCCGGACCCTGATGGACACTTGTCATTTTGAACAGCACGTAAGTGTGAAACTGCAGACGGCGCCACGGTTCGCTCTTAACCCCTTTCCTACCACATGGACGTTACAAGTCTTCATCTGCTAGGGTTGTGGAAAGGAAGTGGCTAACAGTTACTATGAGAGCTAAActgaaagatgctgctgctgaaggCATAAACGCTCTCCCCCGGCCTCCCCCTAAATAGTACAGAGCAGGACGTTTATTCCTGAATGAGTGCAGACGCCCACACATGATTTCATGTAGGTTTCAATATCCTTATTCTTACATTTCTTTCTAGTCTCCTAGCTTTCAGATCGCCTTCTTGAACATGAGGACGACTTTGTGGGAGTTACAAAGGGTTACATTACAAGGCGCCTTGTATTTCCATATATGGGTACAACAGCTTCTCTTAAACTGGCTGCCCGAAAACCGGCAAGGCGTAAGCTTTGTCACTTCCTGTGCGGTCAGGCGGGAGGCAGAAAGAGAAGCTTTCTCAGAGAGGGGGCAGGAAACCAGCTCTACCAAGCCTACAGTCAACATTCGGCATATCTTTACAATCACTTCTTTAAAGCTAGCATGTGCAGAACTGGTCGCTCTCTGCATTCAGCAATCCATTTTGTGATCTAGTTACAGTTAATCTATTTACAATTGACTATTGGTCAGCGTTGTTTGCTTCATGGTTGTACTTAAACCTATATCCTAATAtatcctgattagtgatgagcgagtgtactcgttgctcctgtggtctccgagtatttgtaagggctcggggatttagtttttgttgacgcagccgcatgatttacggctgctagccagcctgagtacatgtgggggttgcctggttgctagggaatccccacatgtatgcaaactatcagctgtaaatcatgcagctgcggcaacgaaaactaaatctccgagcagttacatatactcggagaacacccgagcaacgagtacactcactcatcactaatcctgatATTACACTAAGGAGTTTTAGAGAAGAGCTAATCAATCCGCAGGACCGACATCTGGTGGCCATGGCAGTAATGCATGGGTGCCTGGTTGGAGTCCTGTAAAGCATCTACCTGTCAAAATCCCCTTTTCTTCTTCTGATTTGTTGGCCTGTCACTATCTCTTCTTTGCATAGTGATTCATGCATGACAAcatgcctactaatcagaagaagtGCCGGGAACTCCAGAAGGTAAGAGGTGGTTCACAGGTCTCCTGTCCGGCAGCCGCGTAACCCTGACATTTGCCCAGCATTCTGCAAATTAGTCCTCTCAGCTGTAGTGACTTTCTACACCCAGCAAGGCTTTAATGGGGCATTGCCAAAATTGAAAGTTATCCTCTAATCCTATTCCTTGTATGTGAGACTACCAGAGAAAGAGTACAGCACATGGCATTTCACGGtatacaatgaatggagtggaggttgaACAAAACCCCATTTAGGAATGCTAGCTGTTTCAACAACCGGGACCCCAGTGACCAGTATCCTTTGGATATGGGTTATCTTTCATTTGTGAGATACCCCATTAACTATCAGAATAGCAAGTGATACAATTGCTATGATTCCAGCAGCTGAGGTAGaggaaggccggcgtcacacctaacgtataataATACGGTCCGTTTCTTACGGccaagatacgcagaaatgttccctgaacagtgatccgtatgtcatccgttggcaaggtgtggctgcgtattttgcacatgtaatcCTCCGTATTGCATCCATATAGCGTTTTTTTTCTCTGAACTTTCCTaaatggacatttaatggttttgaggcctgaaattaattttaATCATCATTCACAAACCTATTTATTGCCAATACTACAGTTGGCAGCCTctaatctggccattttgttgctgtgcttctgttggtgtgttggtggtttgttggcaacatgtcagacagacttaggttcaccccaactgagcgtgtcttatacaactgggttttgtcacgccgctttggccaaccatacccagtgatagtggatccgaggaggaAGAGACGATTGTGGGTCCACCTGCTTTTGAGGCAACGCGTCACTAATGTCCATTTCCACCGGctctatgcatctctgcggacCCATCCTGACAAGTTTTTCCAATATTGTCGTATGAGTATTACcacctttgatattttgttggagacagtgcaccctgggatcacctttcaggacaccaggatgctgaaatatatatctgcagaggagcgtcgtcttactttacggtatgtattcctctGCCTCACATACTCTGTTGATGATGTGTCTCTAATAAATGTGTTAGTTAGTTATGCTTAGCAGCTGATGTaaatttattattaatatatgtaAAAACTCTACTAAATTAGTAGTAAGAATATGTTGTTAATGTTAAATTCATATAGCCAGTGTTAATTTTTGAAGGTACTGctagcctggcttgttagttccacacagtacttgtggTCTATAGGAATGTTCTATATCATTCAAaccttgtaatttttatttttgtctgctttcagcttcctgacaactggcCTTTCGTATGCTGCCCTACATCTGGAATTTTTGATTGGGAGGTCTACTTTCTCCGGCATAGTCCGATGTTCGTGTGCGGAAATCTggtccacacttcatcatctggtcATGCTtgtgcccaagatggaagactggatGCGGATTGCGTGTGGGTTTTAGGAGCATTGTCAATTTCcaaattgtattggagcccttgatggaaACACATCTgtttgcgtaagccgccgaactcggggTCCcatttctataattataaacaatatttttcgtTAGTGTTGTTGGTTGaggttgacagtcactacaggtttataattgtagatattggggcctatgggagaactggagactctagagcaggggtgtcaaactgcattcctcgagggcctcaaaccatgcgtgttttcaagatttccttctcattgcacaaggtgctggaatcattctgtgcaggtgattaaatgatcacctgtgcaatacaaggaaatcctgaaaacatgacctgtttgcagcccttgaggaatgcagtttgacacccctgctctagagtcttcaattctttcATTATGGGTCAGCGGCTGCGCAACAActagttggacctaccaccaccgcgtcaacttccaggctccaatcaagaatctgtgctgtatgtccttgtggcagatgaggccttccagttaaccagacatgtaatgaggccatatccccgTCGAAATCTGGACCACCGGCATAGGATATTTAACTAGCGTTTATCATGCGCACGGCGACTGGAGTGCACCTTTGGTATTCTTTGTGgcaaatggcgggtcctccagttagccattcagctgagtgaaggcAACATAAATGAGGTCATCAAAGCTTGTATGGTCCTACATAATTTCGCCCGACTTCATGAATGctcctcatctgatggtgctgaaggtgtgtgtgtgtgtgtgtgtgtgtgtgtgtgtgtttggcaatgtgggtaggcctacaccacatgtcatCCCTCAGCGTTGTCCACTTTCAGGACTAaaagttcgtgatatctttactaattattttgttacacctcagggtgctactccctggcaagagcatGCTGTCTCTGTTATAAGTTTAACATTTTTGGCTATATAAATATCCTTTTTTCATTTAAGTTACTGTGTGTGTTGGtttttttaatttaacccctttacccccaagggtggtttgcacattaatgaccaggccaatttttacaattctgaccactgtcccttttatgaggttataactctggaacacttgcatGGATCCCTGTGATGCTGACATtgttttcttatgacatattgtacttcatgttagtggtaaaatttccttgacattacttgagtttatttgtgaaaaaaatggaaatttggcgaatattttgaaaattttgcaattttccaactttgaattttcatgcccttaaatcacagagatatgtcacacaaaatacttaataagtaacatttcccacatgtctactttacatcagcacaattttggaaacaaaatttttttttcgttagggagttataagggttaaaagttgaccagcaatttctcattttaacaacacgatttttttttagggaccacatcacatttgaagtcactttgaggggtttatatgatagaaaatacccaagtatgacaccattctaaaaactgcacccctcaaggtgctcaaaaccacattcaagaagtttattaacccttcaggtgtttcacaggaaattttggaatgtttaaaaaaaaaaataaataacatttaactttttttcacttcagatccaatttgttttattttaccaagggtaacaggagaaattggaccccaaaagttgttgtacaatttgtcctaagtacgccgataccccatatgtgggggtgaaccagtgtttggtcgcatggcagagctcg from Ranitomeya variabilis isolate aRanVar5 chromosome 3, aRanVar5.hap1, whole genome shotgun sequence includes:
- the SUPT4H1 gene encoding transcription elongation factor SPT4, with the translated sequence MALETVPKDLRHLRACLLCSLVKTIDQFEYDGCDNCDAYLQMKGNREMVYDCTSSSFDGIVAMMSPDDSWVSKWQRITNFKPGVYAVSVTGRLPQGIVRELKSRGVVYKSRDTAIKT